The Mailhella massiliensis DNA segment CTCCATGCGCGGCAGCGAAGCCAACGACGCCTTCCTGCCCGGAGAGGGCATACATACGCGCACCAACCATAACGGCGGCATCAACGGCGGCATTTCCAACGGCATGCCCGTGGTCTTCAGCGTGATCATCAAACCCACGCCCTCCATCGGAAAGGAACAGGACACCGTGAACATGAGCACCGGCGAGGCGGCCAGGCTCGTCATAACCGGCAGACACGATCCGTGCATACTCCCCCGGGCCGTGCCCGTCATCGAGGCGGCCTGCGCGCTGGCCCTTTCGGAAGTCATGGGAGAAAAGGCATGAAGAATCTCGTGCTCATCGGCCTTTCCGGCTGCGGCAAAAGCACCTTCGGCAGAAGGCTTTCCCGCAGACTGCACATGCCGCTCTTCGATACCGACGTCATGATCGAGAAAAAGACCGGCCGCATCATCGCCGATATCTTTGCAGAAGACGGCGAAGCCGCCTTCCGCGACATGGAATCGGCCTGCGCCAGGGAAGCCGCAGCCATGGAAGGCGTCATCATCTCCACAGGCGGAGGCATGATACTGCGCGAAAAAAACATGGAAGAACTTTCCCGCAACGGGCTTGTCGTGTTCATCGACCGCCACCCCTCGCATATCCTGCGCTCCACCACTCTGGGCGACCGGCCCCTCGTGCAGAACGACAGAGACCGGCTTTTCCGCCTCTACGCGGAACGCATCGCCCTGTACCGCCGTTATGCCCACATCACCGTTCCCAACCACGGCGGCCCGAGAACCCTCAAACGGCGCATTCTTCAGATACTGCGCCGCTTCCGGCACGAAACAAAGACAGAACTGTCCTGACCTGCCCTTCCGCCGGGAACGTTTTCCCTGCGCCTTACTTCATGACATGCGGAGCCGCCATGAACAGCATTCTGACAGGAAAAAAACTCGCCGTCATCGGCGACCCCATAGAACACAGTCTCTCCCCCGTCATTCAGCAGGCCATGCTCGATGCTCTGGGCATAGCCTGCACCTATGAACGCATCCTCGTCAGCGCCGGAAGCGTCTCGGCCTGGCTTCCCGTCGCGCCCGACCTGAACCTTGCGGGGTTCAACGCCACCATGCCGCACAAGACCGACCTCGTACCGCTCATGGATACCCTTTCCGACGATGCGCGCATGTACCGTTCCGTCAATACCGTGGTCATACGCGAAGGGCGCTTCCACGGTTACAATACCGACGGCGAAGGTTTTCTGCGCTCGCTTCTTGAGGAAGACATTCACGTCCGGGACATGCGCGTGGTGGTCTACGGCGCAGGTGGAGCGGCCCGCTCCGTGGTGCTCAAACTCGCTGCGGAAGGAGCGGAAAGCGTGACCGTGTGCTGCCGCACGCCGCAGAAAGCCGCGGAACTTGCCGCAGCCTCCCCGCGCATACGACTGTGCCGCATGACGGAAAAGGCCTGCGAAGCGGCGCTGGCCGAAGGGGAACTCTTCATCAACTGCA contains these protein-coding regions:
- a CDS encoding shikimate kinase; the protein is MKNLVLIGLSGCGKSTFGRRLSRRLHMPLFDTDVMIEKKTGRIIADIFAEDGEAAFRDMESACAREAAAMEGVIISTGGGMILREKNMEELSRNGLVVFIDRHPSHILRSTTLGDRPLVQNDRDRLFRLYAERIALYRRYAHITVPNHGGPRTLKRRILQILRRFRHETKTELS
- the aroE gene encoding shikimate dehydrogenase, whose protein sequence is MNSILTGKKLAVIGDPIEHSLSPVIQQAMLDALGIACTYERILVSAGSVSAWLPVAPDLNLAGFNATMPHKTDLVPLMDTLSDDARMYRSVNTVVIREGRFHGYNTDGEGFLRSLLEEDIHVRDMRVVVYGAGGAARSVVLKLAAEGAESVTVCCRTPQKAAELAAASPRIRLCRMTEKACEAALAEGELFINCTPLGMQGVQAQFEDFSFLDMLPPSAPVCDLIYRPLKTRLLEEAEKRGHAAMNGLGMLIHQAILALEHFSSLSLDAPLMKAAVMKRLIPVLKASA